A genomic stretch from Patescibacteria group bacterium includes:
- a CDS encoding pitrilysin family protein gives MYKQYVLKNGLTVILAPRKETQTVTALLLVKAGSRYEDKDVRGISHFVEHMMFKGTKKRPSTFIISQELDSVGADYNAFTSKDHTGYYVKVNAGKKRLALELLSDMMFSSVFSAEELKREKGVIMEEMNMYQDNPIMYVEDLVEELTFSGNKLGELIIGTKKTVGSINREKILKYWQYFYQPSNMVLGLAGNFQKTDINLVKKYFEKADNRRNKISFTPFLSSQRSAQNKILYKKTDQVQLAMSWSAYGYRDVDIYPAYLLATILGGTMSSRLFIEIREKRGLAYYIKATNNVYEDTGCFVVQAGLDKKRWREAVGLVWQEMEKIKKYGVTDEELERAKEFLRGKLAIDLEDSAHLADWYAKQKLLSGKIMEPKEKLQKILKVKASDVKRIAQNIFVKNQLNLAVIGEVKKVEKNII, from the coding sequence ATGTATAAACAATACGTTTTGAAAAACGGTTTGACTGTGATTTTGGCACCGCGAAAAGAAACACAAACGGTTACGGCTTTGTTGTTGGTGAAAGCCGGGTCTCGTTATGAAGATAAGGATGTCCGTGGTATTTCCCATTTTGTGGAACATATGATGTTTAAGGGTACGAAGAAGCGACCGTCAACTTTTATTATTTCTCAGGAGCTAGACTCCGTGGGGGCCGATTACAATGCTTTTACTAGCAAGGACCATACCGGTTATTATGTCAAAGTTAACGCCGGAAAAAAGAGATTAGCGCTAGAACTGCTTTCCGACATGATGTTTAGTTCTGTCTTTTCAGCCGAAGAATTAAAACGAGAAAAAGGAGTAATTATGGAAGAAATGAATATGTATCAAGATAATCCCATTATGTACGTTGAAGATTTGGTCGAAGAGCTTACTTTTTCCGGTAATAAGCTAGGAGAGCTGATAATCGGAACAAAAAAGACCGTTGGGTCTATTAATCGAGAAAAGATTTTGAAATATTGGCAGTATTTTTATCAGCCGAGTAATATGGTTTTAGGTCTAGCTGGTAATTTTCAAAAAACCGATATTAATTTGGTTAAAAAGTATTTTGAAAAAGCAGATAATCGGAGAAATAAAATAAGTTTTACGCCATTTTTAAGCAGTCAACGGTCAGCGCAAAATAAAATTTTGTATAAAAAAACAGACCAAGTGCAGCTGGCGATGAGTTGGTCGGCATATGGCTATCGTGATGTCGACATCTACCCGGCATATTTGCTCGCAACGATACTGGGCGGAACAATGAGCTCGCGTCTTTTTATTGAAATTCGCGAAAAGAGGGGGCTCGCTTATTATATTAAAGCGACAAACAATGTTTATGAAGACACGGGGTGTTTTGTTGTTCAGGCGGGGTTAGATAAAAAGCGTTGGCGTGAGGCAGTCGGGTTGGTTTGGCAGGAAATGGAAAAAATAAAGAAATATGGCGTGACAGACGAGGAGTTAGAAAGAGCGAAGGAATTTTTGCGAGGTAAACTAGCTATCGATTTGGAAGACTCGGCGCATTTAGCGGATTGGTATGCGAAGCAAAAATTATTATCGGGAAAAATAATGGAGCCGAAAGAAAAATTGCAAAAAATACTAAAGGTTAAAGCTAGTGACGTCAAACGTATTGCTCAAAATATTTTTGTTAAAAACCAGCTAAATTTAGCAGTAATTGGCGAGGTGAAAAAAGTGGAAAAAAATATTATTTAA
- a CDS encoding MraY family glycosyltransferase: MNLYIVFALGFLAAFILAAVFTLLIKRVAWRWQIVDRPEADPARKIHKKAVPLLGGLAIFFAFFVVVWFFAFCTDFLVGKNISLYNIFTLFIAGLFLMIGGILDDKYNLSPIKQLVWPVLAILTVIIGGIGVDKITNPLGGFLYFNQYQFTLLSWGGKVFKFVLIADIFTFFWLMLMIYTVKLLDGLDGLVAGIGAIGSIAIFLLSTATRWWQPETAILTIVLAGATAGFLLFNFYPAKIFLGESGLFIGFMLGVLSIISGGKIATALLVMGIPILDLVWVVARRLFWERKNPFKTSDRKHLHFRLLDVGLSQRQAVLILYLFSAFFGSLTLFLQSKDKLLALLILFGVMIFLGVFLILIYKRKNHFRI, from the coding sequence ATGAATTTATATATTGTTTTTGCGCTGGGTTTTTTAGCCGCCTTTATTTTGGCGGCAGTTTTTACGTTGCTAATAAAACGAGTCGCTTGGCGTTGGCAGATAGTGGATCGACCAGAAGCTGATCCGGCGCGCAAAATTCATAAAAAAGCAGTACCGCTTTTGGGCGGGCTGGCGATATTTTTTGCTTTTTTTGTCGTTGTCTGGTTTTTTGCTTTTTGCACTGATTTTTTGGTGGGTAAAAATATCAGCCTCTATAATATTTTTACCTTATTTATTGCTGGTTTATTTTTGATGATCGGCGGGATTTTGGATGATAAGTATAATCTCAGTCCGATTAAGCAGTTAGTTTGGCCGGTGTTGGCAATTTTAACCGTGATTATCGGAGGTATCGGCGTGGACAAAATCACCAATCCTTTGGGTGGATTTTTATATTTTAATCAATATCAATTCACGCTGTTGTCCTGGGGTGGTAAAGTTTTTAAGTTTGTTTTGATTGCCGATATTTTTACTTTTTTTTGGTTAATGTTGATGATTTATACCGTCAAACTTTTAGACGGTCTAGACGGGCTGGTGGCGGGTATAGGCGCTATTGGTTCAATTGCTATTTTTCTTTTATCGACAGCGACTCGTTGGTGGCAGCCAGAAACGGCAATTTTAACTATTGTTTTGGCTGGCGCTACTGCGGGTTTTTTACTTTTTAATTTTTATCCGGCTAAAATATTTTTAGGCGAAAGCGGGCTTTTTATTGGTTTTATGTTGGGTGTTTTATCCATCATTTCCGGCGGTAAAATCGCCACTGCTCTTTTAGTGATGGGCATACCAATTTTGGATTTGGTTTGGGTAGTGGCGCGGCGACTTTTTTGGGAGCGCAAAAATCCTTTTAAAACCTCGGACCGTAAACATTTACACTTTCGTTTGCTTGATGTTGGTTTATCGCAGCGGCAGGCAGTCTTAATTTTGTATTTATTTTCCGCTTTTTTCGGCTCGTTGACGCTTTTTTTGCAGAGTAAAGATAAGTTGCTTGCTCTGTTGATTTTATTTGGGGTGATGATTTTTCTCGGAGTTTTTTTGATCCTTATTTATAAAAGAAAAAATCATTTCCGTATTTGA
- a CDS encoding ATP-dependent Clp protease ATP-binding subunit: protein MADNKQNISHFYPIVCSFCQGRGCDSCGELGIAYWYTNLNSQKKEEYFLYWGETIDWQNIARRTMEKFFTKAVNIVLLIFGAVGLLLGLWVYGEPIASGEILKITLNPFSYYFHGWPNLRGDGKVVLFWISILVDSYLFYRLEIANSKKISIIKKVFDDQAVKAKNFISPSVPTWAQLLDGKDVQIDISRNYSPDAIRALEQAWRIAKNWHHPEVLPIHLLAGSLSSHKTNVIFSRLGTDGEKLMKGIKEAMAKISPAISGQPVLSSTVKNVIFRAYEQAYLFRQEQVTVAELLIAIDQEKNIASDLLYQLDIDLNKIRNVVVWLQINERLYQQWKRHHRLGKRRPKGDVNKAYTAVMTPFLDAFSVDLTRQAVYGLFPPNIGREDEIQEVLRIIEGGNNSVVLVGQHGVGKTAIIEDIAQRMIADEVPKVMQDKRLVTLSIPKITAGVSAAGASERLLSIFNEMQRSGNIILVIEDVDQLLGISTGGQESLDLSDALANYLSKTGSVAITTTTPQGYSSVESAGVLSSVLHKVVVEEPTGDLAIQIVESRVGSIEAQTKIYFSYDAIVSAVELSARYIHDRYLPAKALDVLKETAVYVAQSRGQKSAVLGEDVATIVSQKTSIPLTKISEEESEKLVGLEQEIHQRMVDQEEAVKEVAAALRRARAGMREGTRPIANFLFLGPTGVGKTELAKTIAAVYFGNEDLMIRVDMSEYQTKESLYRLIGAPTGQKSGGLLTEAVRNNPFSLILFDEIEKAHSDILNLFLQVMDDGRLTDNAGRTVDFTNTIVIMTSNAGTKYIQDQVKTGVDIEQIKNDLVDNQLNQFFKPEFLNRFDAINVFKPLTIKEVIQIANLMTKKIANNLLKEGVVLEVTPAAIEELAWAGFDPQFGARPLRRVIQEKLANALANMKIQNQFKRGSKIIYDIGGKIRVTDE from the coding sequence ATGGCAGATAATAAGCAAAATATCAGTCATTTTTATCCGATCGTCTGCTCTTTCTGCCAGGGTCGTGGTTGTGACTCTTGCGGTGAACTAGGAATCGCTTATTGGTATACAAATTTGAATTCGCAAAAAAAAGAAGAATACTTTTTATATTGGGGTGAAACCATCGACTGGCAAAACATTGCCCGCCGAACTATGGAAAAGTTTTTTACCAAAGCCGTTAATATTGTTTTGTTGATTTTTGGAGCAGTTGGCTTACTTTTAGGTTTATGGGTTTATGGCGAGCCGATAGCGTCGGGAGAGATATTAAAAATTACCCTAAATCCTTTTAGCTATTATTTTCACGGTTGGCCAAATTTACGCGGCGATGGAAAGGTAGTTTTGTTTTGGATAAGCATACTGGTTGATTCGTATCTTTTTTATCGTTTAGAGATAGCTAATTCTAAAAAAATCAGCATCATAAAAAAAGTTTTTGATGATCAGGCGGTTAAAGCTAAAAATTTTATATCGCCGAGTGTTCCTACTTGGGCACAGTTATTGGATGGTAAAGATGTACAGATTGATATTAGCCGCAATTATTCTCCTGATGCAATCAGGGCATTAGAGCAGGCGTGGCGGATAGCTAAAAATTGGCACCACCCGGAAGTTTTACCGATTCATCTTTTAGCTGGATCGCTAAGCAGTCATAAAACAAATGTAATTTTTAGTCGTTTGGGTACTGACGGCGAAAAGCTGATGAAGGGTATTAAAGAGGCAATGGCTAAGATTTCTCCGGCAATTTCGGGTCAGCCGGTTCTCTCGTCAACTGTAAAAAATGTGATTTTTCGCGCTTATGAACAAGCGTATTTATTTCGTCAGGAACAAGTTACTGTCGCCGAGCTTTTAATCGCCATTGATCAAGAAAAGAATATCGCTTCAGATCTTTTATATCAATTAGATATTGATTTGAATAAAATCAGAAATGTTGTTGTTTGGCTGCAGATCAATGAACGGTTGTATCAACAATGGAAACGTCATCATCGTTTGGGTAAACGACGACCCAAAGGTGATGTTAATAAAGCTTATACCGCGGTAATGACGCCGTTTTTAGACGCTTTTTCCGTTGATTTAACGCGGCAGGCGGTTTATGGGCTGTTTCCACCGAATATCGGTCGGGAAGACGAAATACAAGAGGTTTTACGCATTATAGAGGGCGGTAACAACAGTGTTGTCTTGGTCGGTCAGCACGGAGTGGGTAAAACAGCGATTATTGAAGATATTGCCCAACGCATGATAGCTGACGAGGTTCCTAAAGTAATGCAGGATAAACGATTGGTGACTCTTAGTATTCCCAAAATTACCGCTGGCGTTAGTGCTGCCGGAGCCAGCGAGAGACTGCTTAGTATATTTAACGAAATGCAGCGTTCGGGAAATATTATTTTAGTCATTGAAGACGTGGATCAGTTGCTTGGTATTTCTACCGGTGGTCAAGAAAGTCTGGATTTATCTGATGCTTTGGCTAATTATTTAAGTAAAACCGGGTCAGTTGCTATTACTACTACCACGCCTCAAGGGTATAGCAGCGTTGAATCGGCTGGTGTTTTAAGTTCGGTTTTACATAAAGTAGTAGTAGAAGAACCGACGGGAGATTTGGCGATTCAGATTGTGGAAAGCAGGGTCGGATCGATAGAAGCGCAGACCAAGATTTATTTTTCTTACGATGCAATCGTTAGCGCTGTTGAATTGTCAGCGCGTTATATTCATGATCGTTATCTGCCAGCTAAAGCTTTGGATGTTTTAAAAGAAACAGCTGTTTACGTAGCGCAAAGTCGGGGTCAAAAATCAGCGGTGTTAGGCGAAGATGTGGCGACTATTGTTTCACAAAAAACCAGTATTCCGTTAACTAAAATAAGCGAAGAAGAGTCGGAGAAGTTGGTCGGTCTTGAACAGGAGATACATCAAAGAATGGTCGACCAAGAAGAAGCGGTGAAAGAAGTGGCAGCAGCGCTCCGTCGGGCACGTGCTGGAATGCGCGAGGGGACCAGACCAATAGCCAACTTTTTATTTTTAGGTCCGACCGGTGTCGGTAAAACCGAGCTAGCCAAAACGATTGCGGCTGTTTATTTTGGGAATGAGGATTTGATGATTCGAGTGGATATGTCCGAATACCAAACTAAAGAAAGCCTTTATCGTTTGATCGGCGCTCCTACTGGTCAAAAGAGCGGCGGACTACTCACTGAAGCGGTGCGCAACAACCCGTTTTCTTTAATTTTATTTGATGAAATCGAAAAAGCCCATTCCGATATTTTAAATCTTTTTTTACAGGTAATGGATGATGGTCGTTTGACTGATAACGCTGGCAGAACGGTAGATTTTACCAATACTATTGTTATTATGACTTCTAATGCCGGCACTAAATATATTCAAGACCAGGTTAAAACCGGTGTTGATATTGAACAAATTAAAAATGATTTGGTTGACAATCAATTAAATCAATTTTTTAAGCCGGAATTTTTAAACCGTTTTGACGCAATTAATGTGTTCAAACCGTTAACTATAAAAGAAGTGATCCAGATTGCCAATTTAATGACCAAAAAAATAGCCAATAACTTATTAAAAGAAGGTGTGGTTCTAGAGGTAACGCCAGCGGCGATCGAGGAGCTTGCCTGGGCGGGGTTTGATCCGCAGTTTGGTGCCAGACCACTGCGCCGGGTAATCCAGGAAAAACTGGCTAATGCTTTGGCTAATATGAAAATTCAGAATCAGTTTAAGCGGGGCAGTAAAATAATTTATGATATTGGCGGAAAAATCAGAGTAACTGATGAGTAA
- a CDS encoding GGDEF domain-containing protein: protein MSRQNNGLTKETFRRENIFHWLNKLWQRLLFWRKREVKEVLFRQPVRSVVGAREKLLQLTVEQQTRVLVLYDQYMEKVVSRLGIKNRFSVLPQSVLWRDVAKIFESENFDRAFNEITLRLASQVDDKTGLLKHDAFIESYEKMRRELQKTGQVDRYVVFVFFDIDFFKKINAVIGHDLADKVLKQVGEKMRQLRVGDCACRFGGDEFAFFMRDVGRAEISKAVRRIHDAVSRVKIPDVVRNLAAEKGLKEVTFSFGAVAFSQNQIWPSSKAKEVSDALGYLMKNSGRNGYAITLYQGERRQIMVVQRQGEKYRLKYKGSQDPPRQAADFLQDVKNALQRILEDISVADDDLGEVATTKAEEIGVIYYRAAGKA from the coding sequence ATGAGCAGGCAAAATAACGGTTTGACAAAAGAAACTTTTCGTCGAGAAAATATTTTTCACTGGCTAAATAAGTTGTGGCAACGACTTTTGTTTTGGCGTAAGCGTGAAGTAAAAGAAGTTCTTTTCCGCCAGCCCGTTAGGTCGGTGGTAGGAGCAAGGGAAAAACTTTTACAATTAACCGTCGAGCAGCAAACGCGGGTACTCGTTCTTTACGATCAGTACATGGAAAAAGTCGTCTCCCGGTTGGGTATCAAAAATCGTTTCAGCGTTTTGCCCCAAAGTGTATTATGGCGAGACGTAGCTAAAATTTTTGAAAGTGAAAATTTTGACCGGGCGTTTAATGAAATTACGCTGCGTTTGGCGTCGCAAGTCGATGACAAAACCGGGCTGCTCAAACACGACGCTTTTATCGAGAGTTACGAAAAAATGCGTCGAGAACTGCAAAAAACTGGTCAAGTGGATCGCTACGTAGTTTTTGTCTTTTTTGATATCGATTTTTTCAAAAAAATCAATGCTGTCATTGGCCATGATTTGGCTGACAAAGTGTTGAAGCAAGTCGGTGAAAAGATGAGACAACTGCGAGTCGGTGATTGCGCTTGCCGGTTTGGCGGCGATGAGTTCGCGTTTTTTATGCGCGACGTCGGTCGTGCCGAGATATCCAAAGCCGTACGGCGAATTCATGACGCCGTATCGCGGGTTAAAATTCCTGACGTCGTTAGAAATTTAGCGGCGGAAAAGGGATTGAAAGAGGTGACGTTTAGCTTTGGGGCTGTTGCCTTTTCCCAAAACCAAATTTGGCCATCTTCAAAAGCCAAAGAGGTAAGCGACGCACTTGGTTATTTGATGAAAAACAGCGGTCGCAACGGTTATGCTATTACTCTCTATCAGGGAGAGAGGCGGCAGATTATGGTGGTGCAGCGTCAAGGCGAAAAGTATCGTCTTAAGTATAAAGGATCGCAGGATCCGCCGCGGCAAGCCGCTGATTTTTTACAGGACGTAAAAAACGCCTTGCAACGTATTTTGGAAGATATTTCTGTTGCTGATGATGACTTGGGTGAAGTCGCAACGACTAAAGCCGAGGAGATCGGCGTTATTTACTATCGAGCGGCAGGAAAAGCATAA